The following are encoded in a window of Brevibacillus sp. DP1.3A genomic DNA:
- a CDS encoding ABC transporter ATP-binding protein encodes MAITQKSQSNDDLVTVQHLVKRFEKKQGAFFRSKKTTVYAVNNVNFSIKKGEILGIIGESGCGKTTTARMIMRLTKESSGQILFDGQDLCRLGERAVRGIRQEMQMIFQDPYDSLNPGMTILEILMEPLHAHKKASTFEEKREKVLQILNHIELRPAESYLQRYPHQLSGGQRQRIAIARALILKPKFVAADEPTSMLDVSVRMGVLQLLKSLKEEMGLTMLFITHDLSTAAYMCDRIAVMYQGNIVEIGPTHEILYHPSHPYTRALVAVVSDLNHFLKHRQELIVDGEVQNEGIQRGCPFLVRCPHQVDHCRNMVPMLERISSDHYVSCIHHQGEYESAKATNRHAN; translated from the coding sequence ATGGCAATCACACAAAAGTCGCAATCCAATGATGATTTGGTGACGGTGCAACATCTGGTCAAACGCTTTGAAAAGAAGCAGGGAGCGTTTTTTCGCAGCAAAAAGACGACGGTCTATGCAGTAAACAATGTGAATTTCTCTATTAAAAAGGGGGAGATTCTCGGGATCATCGGGGAGAGCGGGTGCGGGAAAACAACGACTGCTCGAATGATTATGCGGCTTACAAAAGAATCATCCGGTCAAATTCTTTTTGATGGGCAAGATTTGTGTCGATTAGGGGAACGGGCAGTGAGGGGAATTCGGCAAGAGATGCAAATGATTTTTCAAGACCCGTACGATTCATTGAATCCAGGAATGACTATTCTTGAAATCTTAATGGAGCCGCTCCATGCCCATAAAAAAGCGAGCACCTTTGAAGAGAAGAGGGAGAAAGTGCTTCAAATTCTCAACCATATCGAGTTAAGACCTGCCGAAAGCTATTTGCAGCGATATCCGCATCAGCTAAGCGGGGGACAGCGGCAAAGAATTGCAATCGCTCGAGCGCTCATTTTAAAACCAAAGTTCGTTGCGGCTGATGAGCCGACCTCCATGTTGGATGTGTCGGTCAGAATGGGCGTTTTGCAGCTATTAAAATCATTGAAGGAAGAAATGGGTCTGACGATGCTGTTTATTACCCATGATCTGTCGACGGCTGCCTACATGTGTGATCGGATAGCTGTTATGTATCAAGGGAATATCGTCGAGATCGGACCGACTCATGAGATTCTGTATCATCCCTCTCACCCTTACACACGTGCACTCGTAGCCGTGGTATCCGATCTTAATCATTTTCTCAAACACAGGCAAGAGCTGATAGTAGATGGGGAAGTGCAGAATGAAGGAATCCAAAGAGGATGTCCTTTCCTTGTCCGCTGCCCCCATCAGGTTGACCACTGCCGGAATATGGTACCTATGCTAGAGCGAATCTCATCCGACCACTATGTTTCATGTATCCATCACCAGGGGGAATATGAGAGCGCAAAGGCTACCAACAGGCATGCGAACTAG
- a CDS encoding ABC transporter ATP-binding protein: MNKVLVVENLHTHFFTANGVVEAVEDVSFHLEKGEMLGLIGESGCGKSTVIQSILRLLEYPGKVMSGKAMLGGVDLLQAPAEQIEKLRWKSISVIPQSAMNALNPVFTVGEQIMEAILLHEKMTMEEAIRRTEQLLEMVGIPKQRRKSYPHEFSGGMKQRVAIAMALACNPQVVISDESTTGLDVLTQAQVIAILKDLQRSMDLSIILISHDLPMVTAICERIAIMYAGKIVEWGTTEQLITNPRHPYSQGLLAATPDMNDPEKECRSIPGTVPLLINPPKGCRFHTRCQHVQDKCKVESPPIREVHEGHFVSCFVGG; encoded by the coding sequence ATGAATAAAGTTCTCGTCGTCGAAAATTTGCACACACACTTTTTTACGGCAAATGGTGTAGTAGAAGCCGTTGAGGATGTCAGCTTTCACCTGGAAAAGGGGGAAATGCTCGGACTGATCGGAGAGTCTGGCTGCGGGAAGTCCACCGTGATTCAGTCCATTCTGCGATTACTCGAATACCCGGGGAAGGTCATGAGCGGGAAAGCCATGCTGGGTGGAGTCGACTTGTTGCAGGCGCCAGCAGAGCAGATCGAGAAGCTTCGCTGGAAATCAATTTCGGTTATTCCTCAAAGCGCGATGAATGCCTTAAATCCTGTATTTACGGTCGGGGAACAAATTATGGAAGCGATTCTGTTACACGAAAAAATGACGATGGAGGAAGCGATTCGACGAACAGAGCAGCTATTGGAAATGGTCGGGATTCCCAAGCAAAGGCGCAAGTCGTACCCACATGAATTCAGCGGAGGAATGAAACAGCGTGTAGCCATAGCGATGGCGCTAGCCTGTAATCCGCAGGTCGTCATCTCAGATGAATCGACGACCGGACTGGATGTTTTGACCCAAGCGCAAGTCATCGCGATTTTGAAAGATCTGCAACGATCTATGGACTTGTCTATTATTCTTATCTCTCACGACCTGCCGATGGTGACAGCCATCTGTGAAAGGATTGCCATTATGTATGCGGGCAAGATTGTGGAATGGGGGACAACGGAACAATTGATTACGAACCCAAGGCACCCGTACTCACAAGGTTTGCTCGCTGCCACTCCCGATATGAATGACCCCGAGAAAGAATGCCGTTCGATTCCGGGGACAGTGCCGCTGCTCATTAACCCGCCAAAAGGGTGCAGATTTCATACGAGATGCCAACATGTGCAAGACAAATGCAAGGTAGAGTCACCTCCAATAAGAGAAGTGCATGAAGGGCATTTTGTATCCTGTTTTGTAGGAGGGTAA
- a CDS encoding ABC transporter permease translates to MDKGKWLQYWTIFQSSRLGAIGIIILLLFVIVALAAPLLAPFDPDERVAAPFLPPGGDYVLGTNDVGQDIFSELLYGSRISLTIGILAALFSILLGSLVGIVAGYFGGKIDSAFMRLVDLVLVVPFLPLMILLAAFIGPSFWNLIFVITVLTWASPARVVRSQVLTIKTKGFVEAARSIGSSVSTVMFRHILPGVVPIALSQFIMAASNAILLEASLSFLGLGDPLNKSWGTTLYYAQARSAFLTDAWLWWILPPGVLITALVIGFAFAGYSLEQIFNPRLRKG, encoded by the coding sequence ATGGATAAAGGCAAATGGCTGCAGTACTGGACCATTTTTCAATCTAGCCGACTCGGGGCGATTGGTATCATCATCCTACTTTTGTTTGTAATTGTTGCGCTAGCGGCACCACTCCTAGCACCTTTTGACCCAGACGAACGTGTAGCTGCGCCATTTCTTCCGCCAGGCGGAGATTATGTACTCGGAACCAATGACGTTGGACAAGACATCTTTAGCGAGCTCCTGTACGGCTCGCGCATTTCATTGACGATCGGTATTTTAGCTGCGTTGTTTTCTATCTTGCTCGGTTCTCTTGTGGGGATCGTTGCCGGATACTTCGGGGGAAAAATCGATTCTGCTTTCATGAGACTGGTAGATTTGGTACTCGTTGTGCCTTTTTTGCCTTTGATGATTTTGCTCGCCGCGTTTATCGGTCCGAGCTTTTGGAATCTCATTTTCGTCATTACCGTATTGACCTGGGCATCTCCTGCTAGGGTGGTTCGCTCACAGGTCCTTACGATAAAAACGAAAGGGTTCGTGGAGGCTGCACGATCAATTGGCAGCAGCGTTTCTACCGTGATGTTCCGTCATATTTTGCCGGGAGTCGTACCGATCGCCTTATCACAATTCATCATGGCCGCGAGCAACGCCATCTTGCTGGAAGCTTCCCTTAGTTTCCTAGGGCTGGGCGACCCTTTGAATAAAAGCTGGGGAACGACCCTGTATTATGCACAGGCCAGAAGTGCTTTCCTGACGGATGCATGGCTATGGTGGATCTTGCCACCAGGTGTGTTAATTACGGCGCTGGTTATCGGGTTTGCTTTTGCTGGCTACTCACTGGAACAAATCTTTAATCCTCGGCTGCGGAAAGGGTGA
- a CDS encoding ABC transporter permease → MTRFLTGKVTQYIFVIFIMLTLNFLLPRLMPGSPLAYIAGEDIMLMTTEEKEAILEAHGLNKSLLEQYVIYLGNMATMDFGYSYQQKMPITELISERLPWTLLLTGLNLVISTLLGVIFGTISAWKWGKRSDVSLLTIFMFLSAMPSFWLGMILVAIFAAQWGLFPIFGAQTAWSNLTGLDRVTDIAHHLVLPLVTLVLITVTTTYMTMRYSMLNVLGEDYIMMARAKGVKEKMIKYRHAMRNALLPVATVFMLSLGNIFGGATVIETVFAYPGIGRLMFEAVLSRDYPVIQAAFLIITLSVVIANFLADILYPILDPKVGRNNG, encoded by the coding sequence ATGACCCGATTTCTAACAGGCAAGGTCACTCAATATATTTTCGTTATTTTTATTATGCTGACATTGAACTTCCTCCTCCCTCGTTTGATGCCAGGCAGTCCCCTCGCGTATATAGCGGGAGAAGACATCATGCTCATGACGACGGAAGAGAAGGAGGCCATATTAGAGGCGCACGGATTGAATAAATCACTCTTGGAGCAATACGTCATCTATTTGGGAAATATGGCGACGATGGATTTCGGCTATTCCTACCAACAAAAGATGCCGATAACGGAGTTGATTTCAGAGCGGTTGCCGTGGACGCTGCTGTTAACTGGATTGAACTTAGTGATTTCTACCTTGTTAGGCGTCATTTTTGGGACGATATCTGCCTGGAAATGGGGGAAAAGAAGCGATGTTAGTCTCTTGACGATTTTTATGTTTTTAAGCGCGATGCCGTCCTTCTGGCTGGGCATGATTCTGGTAGCGATTTTTGCCGCACAATGGGGGTTGTTTCCCATCTTTGGCGCGCAGACGGCATGGAGCAATTTGACTGGATTAGATCGCGTTACCGACATTGCCCATCATCTCGTTTTACCTCTGGTGACACTCGTATTGATCACCGTTACGACAACCTATATGACGATGCGCTATTCGATGCTGAACGTGCTGGGCGAGGACTACATTATGATGGCCAGAGCCAAAGGCGTAAAAGAAAAAATGATCAAATACCGTCATGCGATGCGGAATGCGTTACTCCCGGTAGCTACGGTTTTTATGCTCAGTCTCGGTAATATTTTTGGAGGGGCAACGGTGATTGAAACCGTGTTTGCCTACCCAGGCATCGGCAGGCTGATGTTTGAGGCCGTCTTAAGCAGGGACTATCCGGTGATACAGGCTGCTTTTCTTATCATTACACTGAGCGTAGTCATCGCCAACTTCCTAGCGGACATCTTATACCCGATTCTCGATCCAAAGGTGGGAAGGAACAATGGATAA